Proteins found in one Oncorhynchus mykiss isolate Arlee chromosome 3, USDA_OmykA_1.1, whole genome shotgun sequence genomic segment:
- the LOC110520187 gene encoding methyl-CpG-binding domain protein 5 isoform X1 has translation MNRTKKEGLCAEGKQPPAEVPIGWQRRITHSGVVYISPSGLVLACLEQVKSYLLTDGTCKCGLECPLIIHKIFNFDTGAAVKQRTVEDARADANVTKLCIHKRKVITVATLRRSMESPHPALASVGTGAAAMGPLSHQAIRNNMHNGPPNSVALDGRNPNKTGMSVSGQQYYNHELDSPPQRDLYLGYSRTRLGGSEHSSQQRSPYHSRHSVLLSPSSSNSCCSQHYGDRAPSPRTEPLGSPDPNMLGFHGACSPGSVHMNGDRFTHLSPPSILHHGSPSASQPSCAMSGRTNVPNSPAVNAKSLNLQPSCSFPHDFQHKPQPACHPQSHFSLSQLPPCILQKKQVTSEKDPLGILDPIPSKAPSQGPLVPNISGLQHNAQSQVPPMNVNIPPASVPLPSNLPLPTGKSGPVGHGHRVQHHPTLSSASSSPIMSPAHMAGPVLAKVESPHRSRCLSSSSEHGSFAHPTRGLQVPCGGSKPLPRSSQASSGSPRPAMPQGSAYKMDKLHHLNDTPNQLPGGMNIGLSRHPNSMYRPAPGSDSIIQKNHSVGMPLNQMLDQQNPASFPASSLLSAAAKAQLVNQNKHTDSTLGAGAEARSGSSLGHPGLVGGGRGGNLDGHSTLNQRYLPNPGPLASEFQSGRAALRDKLMGMVQQREANRKRKLSSDGSSGGINNDRAFDVLKHPMGGSGSSSSSFPETLRRMLQQGCLPPNTSMAQLLQSMSHQSAHNEPSHVGQSPAKSGKSPFLEEALPQMSTLQQSLQGHQIQGRAKIRGFQNMNSDGQISGQDLNMEQFNRPINQMQDPTLTGNFGVLGYNGGQHAAMVSMQGNPNPHQQQQFGLYQKPSQAQGNPHFRGRAGLPPMMSNGGVQALSESGEVSSSLSCELRQAREESLQSLIRNSQAHTLQQQRLQPLVQGQHQGLTQGPGQHYMQGQQQHRFQCQGSHPDAPLPDDASSNPMNSLLQSFQVDLPETIPLPNRTMMSRPGMMSMSQPGAPCHQNSHQEYQAAEDLPGGGGEVIDTIHRAAMGTASKSAFNVITSTGASGTFASSVVGEPVDLSHAVNSVIHGPLRSYQEPVLEPRHQPKVGRPRKKTPERNNSFSPVAMEAPARFRSPRHGAQRRQWDGQAEGQEQAGLWRNDELLQLLSLAQSRNGTYPERPKSQAQVHFGPQDQTTLHFPSDLYAHMNGNGRVLTSGRLHSRHPSLSPGSSSVPPEGLFTKDYSHYNEHLNGQLNGNHYNGHYNGHLNGSLSGEEDLRPGDSPSSSEGLPLHHRPRTPAHYPGDLLWGQGKGFPPWPGKIGSEGHMYSPGMVNDMQGKVESEKFQRTLTEDLDTLHKANKITRNGRKWNNHLEAAIQEAMCELDKMTGNISQRDRQVKTTKPKRRKISR, from the exons GGAGCAGGTGAAGAGCTACCTGCTGACTGATGGCACCTGTAAGTGTGGCCTGGAGTGTCCTCTCATCATTCATAAG ATATTCAACTTTGACACCGGGGCGGCTGTCAAGCAGAGGACTGTTGAGGATGCCAGAGCCGATGCTAATGTCACCAAGCTGTGTATCCACAAGAGGAAGGTCATCACCGTGGCAACCCTGCGCAGGAGCATGGAGTCACCACACCCTGCTCTGGCCAGTGTTGGCACTG GCGCTGCAGCTATGGGTCCTTTGAGTCATCAAGCAATAAGGAACAATATGCACAATGGTCCACCCAACTCTGTGGCTCTTGATGGCAGGAATCCcaacaagacaggaatgtcagtttctggtcaacagtactatAACCATGAACTGGATTCTCCCCCTCAGAGGGATCTGTACTTGGGGTACAGCAGGACAAGGCTGGGGGGCAGCGAACACAGTAGCCAACAACGGTCACCCTATCACAGCCGCCACAGTGTCCTGCTCAGCCCCTCCTCCTCCAATTCATGTTGCTCACAGCATTATGGTGATAGGGCTCCCTCCCCAAGGACTGAACCTCTGGGGAGTCCTGACCCCAATATGCTTGGTTTTCATGGAGCTTGCAGCCCAGGCTCTGTCCATATGAACGGTGATCGTTTTACCCATCTCTCACCACCCAGTATCCTGCACCACGGCTCGCCTTCGGCCTCCCAGCCCTCGTGTGCCATGTCAGGAAGGACTAATGTACCAAATTCCCCTGCCGTCAATGCCAAAAGCCTCAATTTGCAGCCCTCCTGCAGCTTCCCCCACGACTTTCAACACAAGCCCCAGCCTGCATGCCACCCACAGTCGCACTTTTCCCTGTCTCAGCTCCCTCCCTGCATCCTGCAGAAAAAGCAGGTGACCTCTGAGAAGGACCCTCTTGGTATCCTGGACCCAATTCCAAGCAAGGCTCCTAGCCAGGGTCCCTTAGTGCCAAACATATCTGGCCTCCAACACAATGCCCAATCTCAGGTACCACCAATGAATGTAAACATCCCCCCTGCCAGTGTCCCTTTGCCCAGCAACCTGCCCTTGCCAACTGGGAAGTCTGGACCTGTTGGGCATGGCCATAGGGTCCAGCACCACCCTACCCTGTCATCCGCCTCATCCTCACCTATCATGTCCCCAGCACATATGGCTGGGCCTGTCCTCGCCAAGGTGGAGTCACCCCACCGCTCACGTTGCTTATCCAGTTCTTCTGAACATGGTAGCTTCGCTCACCCCACAAGGGGGCTCCAGGTTCCTTGTGGGGGTTCAAAGCCACTTCCCCGGTCCTCTCAGGCCTCCTCGGGGTCCCCTCGACCTGCAATGCCACAAGGTTCTGCATATAAGATGGACAAACTCCATCACTTGAACGATACCCCCAACCAACTGCCAGGGGGGATGAACATTGGTCTAAGCAGGCATCCCAACTCCATGTACCGTCCAGCTCCCGGATCTGATAGTATCATTCAAAAGAATCACTCGGTAGGAATGCCCCTTAACCAGATGTTAGATCAGCAGAATCCTGCTTCCTTCCCAGCAAGTAGTCTACTTTCAGCAGCAGCGAAAGCACAGCTAGTTAATCAAAACAAACATACCGACAGCACATTGGGTGCAGGCGCAGAGGCTCGCAGTGGCAGCAGTTTGGGACACCCAGGGCTAGTTGGTGGAGGAAGAGGTGGGAACCTAGATGGACACAGCACTTTAAACCAGAGATATCTACCTAATCCTGGGCCGTTGGCGAGCGAATTTCAAAGCGGAAGAGCAGCACTAAGAGACAAACTCATGGGTATGGTTCAGCAAAGAGAGGCAAATCGCAAGCGCAAACTGTCCAGTGATGGCAGCAGTGGTGGCATCAACAATGACAGGGCTTTCGACGTGCTCAAGCATCCGATGGGTGGCTCTGGATCTAGTTCATCTAGCTTTCCAGAGACTTTGAGGAGAATGTTGCAGCAGGGTTGTTTGCCCCCAAACACCTCCATGGCCCAGCTACTCCAGTCCATGAGCCACCAAAGTGCCCACAATGAGCCAAGCCACGTGGGCCAAAGCCCGGCCAAATCTGGCAAATCTCCCTTCTTGGAGGAAGCTTTGCCTCAGATGTCGACTTTGCAGCAGAGCTTGCAGGGGCATCAAATCCAGGGCAGAGCGAAGATCCGTGGCTTCCAGAACATGAACAGTGATGGTCAGATTTCAGGCCAGGATCTAAACATGGAGCAGTTCAACAGGCCAATAAATCAAATGCAGGACCCCACCTTAACTGGAAACTTTGGGGTGTTGGGTTACAATGGTGGACAACATGCAGCCATGGTGTCGATGCAGGGAAACCCAAACCCTCACCAGCAGCAGCAGTTTGGACTTTATCAGAAACCATCCCAGGCGCAAGGCAACCCCCACTTCAGAGGCAGGGCAGGATTGCCTCCCATGATGTCCAATGGCGGGGTCCAAGCCCTCTCTGAGTCAG GTGAGGTCAGTAGTTCTCTGAGCTGTGAGCTGAGGCAGGCCCGAGAGGAGAGTCTTCAATCTCTCATCAGGAACAGCCAGGCCCATACACTGCAACAACAGAGACTGCAACCACTTGTTCAGGGCCAACATCAGGGTCTGACCCAGGGTCCTGGTCAGCACTACATGCAGGGCCAGCAGCAGCATAGATTCCAGTGCCAAGGCTCCCACCCTGATGCCCCTCTCCCTGATGATGCCTCCTCCAACCCCATGAACAGCCTCCTTCAGAGCTTCCAG GTGGATTTGCCTGAGACGATTCCACTGCCAAACAGAACTATGATGAGTCGACCGGGGATGATGTCCATGTCCCAACCCGGTGCCCCTTGTCACCAGAACAGTCATCAAGAATACCAGGCTGCCGAGGACCTTCCAGGTGGTGGGGGAGAAGTTATTGATACCATCCACAGGGCAGCGATGGGCACGGCCAGCAAGAGCGCGTTTAATGTCATCACATCAACTGGTGCTAGCGGTACCTTCGCTTCTTCTGTTGTCGGCGAGCCTGTCGACCTCTCCCATGCGGTTAACTCTGTCATTCATGGCCCCCTTCGCTCATATCAGGAGCCAGTGCTAGAGCCCCGACACCAACCCAAGGTGGGTCGGCCACGCAAGAAGACCCCTGAAAGGAACAACAGCTTCTCTCCTGTTGCTATGGAAGCTCCTGCCAGATTCCGCTCGCCGCGACACGGAGCCCAGAGAAGACAATGGGATGGGCAGGCGGAGGGCCAGGAGCAGGCTGGTCTGTGGCGTAATGACGAGCTCCTCCAACTGCTTTCCTTAGCCCAGAGCAGAAACGGCACCTACCCAGAGAGGCCCAAAAGTCAGGCCCAGGTCCACTTTGGCCCTCAGGACCAAACAACACTGCACTTCCCCAGTGACTTGTATGCCCATATGAACGGCAACGGTAGGGTCCTCACCTCGGGAAGACTACATTCCAGACACCCCAGCCTGTCCCCTGGTTCTTCCTCTGTCCCACCAGAGGGCCTTTTTACCAAGGATTACAGCCACTACAACGAACATCTGAACGGCCAACTCAATGGGAACCACTATAATGGGCATTACAATGGGCACCTGAATGGGAGCCTGAGCGGCGAGGAAGACCTGAGGCCTGGGGACTCTCCCTCCTCCAGTGAGGGGCTCCCGCTCCACCACAGGCCCAGAACTCCGGCCCACTACCCGGGGGATCTACTCTGGGGCCAGGGCAAAGGCTTCCCTCCATGGCCAGGCAAGATTGGGAGCGAGGGGCACATGTACTCCCCTGGGATGGTGAATGACATGCAGGGAAAG GTAGAGTCAGAGAAGTTCCAGAGGACACTAACAGAGGATCTGGACACACTACATAAAGCAAACAAGATAACTAGAAA TGGTCGAAAATGGAATAACCACCTAGAGGCTGCTATACAGGAGGCTATGTGTGAGCTGGATAAGATGACAGGCAAT atatcacagagagacagacaagtcAAGACCACTAAACCCAAGAGGAGGAAGATCTCCAGATGA
- the LOC110520187 gene encoding methyl-CpG-binding domain protein 5 isoform X4 — translation MNRTKKEGLCAEGKQPPAEVPIGWQRRITHSGVVYISPSGLVLACLEQVKSYLLTDGTCKCGLECPLIIHKIFNFDTGAAVKQRTVEDARADANVTKLCIHKRKVITVATLRRSMESPHPALASVGTGAAAMGPLSHQAIRNNMHNGPPNSVALDGRNPNKTGMSVSGQQYYNHELDSPPQRDLYLGYSRTRLGGSEHSSQQRSPYHSRHSVLLSPSSSNSCCSQHYGDRAPSPRTEPLGSPDPNMLGFHGACSPGSVHMNGDRFTHLSPPSILHHGSPSASQPSCAMSGRTNVPNSPAVNAKSLNLQPSCSFPHDFQHKPQPACHPQSHFSLSQLPPCILQKKQVTSEKDPLGILDPIPSKAPSQGPLVPNISGLQHNAQSQVPPMNVNIPPASVPLPSNLPLPTGKSGPVGHGHRVQHHPTLSSASSSPIMSPAHMAGPVLAKVESPHRSRCLSSSSEHGSFAHPTRGLQVPCGGSKPLPRSSQASSGSPRPAMPQGSAYKMDKLHHLNDTPNQLPGGMNIGLSRHPNSMYRPAPGSDSIIQKNHSVGMPLNQMLDQQNPASFPASSLLSAAAKAQLVNQNKHTDSTLGAGAEARSGSSLGHPGLVGGGRGGNLDGHSTLNQRYLPNPGPLASEFQSGRAALRDKLMGMVQQREANRKRKLSSDGSSGGINNDRAFDVLKHPMGGSGSSSSSFPETLRRMLQQGCLPPNTSMAQLLQSMSHQSAHNEPSHVGQSPAKSGKSPFLEEALPQMSTLQQSLQGHQIQGRAKIRGFQNMNSDGQISGQDLNMEQFNRPINQMQDPTLTGNFGVLGYNGGQHAAMVSMQGNPNPHQQQQFGLYQKPSQAQGNPHFRGRAGLPPMMSNGGVQALSESGEVSSSLSCELRQAREESLQSLIRNSQAHTLQQQRLQPLVQGQHQGLTQGPGQHYMQGQQQHRFQCQGSHPDAPLPDDASSNPMNSLLQSFQVDLPETIPLPNRTMMSRPGMMSMSQPGAPCHQNSHQEYQAAEDLPGGGGEVIDTIHRAAMGTASKSAFNVITSTGASGTFASSVVGEPVDLSHAVNSVIHGPLRSYQEPVLEPRHQPKVGRPRKKTPERNNSFSPVAMEAPARFRSPRHGAQRRQWDGQAEGQEQAGLWRNDELLQLLSLAQSRNGTYPERPKSQAQVHFGPQDQTTLHFPSDLYAHMNGNGRVLTSGRLHSRHPSLSPGSSSVPPEGLFTKDYSHYNEHLNGQLNGNHYNGHYNGHLNGSLSGEEDLRPGDSPSSSEGLPLHHRPRTPAHYPGDLLWGQGKGFPPWPGKIGSEGHMYSPGMVNDMQGKVESEKFQRTLTEDLDTLHKANKITRNGRKWNNHLEAAIQEAMCELDKMTGNLGT, via the exons GGAGCAGGTGAAGAGCTACCTGCTGACTGATGGCACCTGTAAGTGTGGCCTGGAGTGTCCTCTCATCATTCATAAG ATATTCAACTTTGACACCGGGGCGGCTGTCAAGCAGAGGACTGTTGAGGATGCCAGAGCCGATGCTAATGTCACCAAGCTGTGTATCCACAAGAGGAAGGTCATCACCGTGGCAACCCTGCGCAGGAGCATGGAGTCACCACACCCTGCTCTGGCCAGTGTTGGCACTG GCGCTGCAGCTATGGGTCCTTTGAGTCATCAAGCAATAAGGAACAATATGCACAATGGTCCACCCAACTCTGTGGCTCTTGATGGCAGGAATCCcaacaagacaggaatgtcagtttctggtcaacagtactatAACCATGAACTGGATTCTCCCCCTCAGAGGGATCTGTACTTGGGGTACAGCAGGACAAGGCTGGGGGGCAGCGAACACAGTAGCCAACAACGGTCACCCTATCACAGCCGCCACAGTGTCCTGCTCAGCCCCTCCTCCTCCAATTCATGTTGCTCACAGCATTATGGTGATAGGGCTCCCTCCCCAAGGACTGAACCTCTGGGGAGTCCTGACCCCAATATGCTTGGTTTTCATGGAGCTTGCAGCCCAGGCTCTGTCCATATGAACGGTGATCGTTTTACCCATCTCTCACCACCCAGTATCCTGCACCACGGCTCGCCTTCGGCCTCCCAGCCCTCGTGTGCCATGTCAGGAAGGACTAATGTACCAAATTCCCCTGCCGTCAATGCCAAAAGCCTCAATTTGCAGCCCTCCTGCAGCTTCCCCCACGACTTTCAACACAAGCCCCAGCCTGCATGCCACCCACAGTCGCACTTTTCCCTGTCTCAGCTCCCTCCCTGCATCCTGCAGAAAAAGCAGGTGACCTCTGAGAAGGACCCTCTTGGTATCCTGGACCCAATTCCAAGCAAGGCTCCTAGCCAGGGTCCCTTAGTGCCAAACATATCTGGCCTCCAACACAATGCCCAATCTCAGGTACCACCAATGAATGTAAACATCCCCCCTGCCAGTGTCCCTTTGCCCAGCAACCTGCCCTTGCCAACTGGGAAGTCTGGACCTGTTGGGCATGGCCATAGGGTCCAGCACCACCCTACCCTGTCATCCGCCTCATCCTCACCTATCATGTCCCCAGCACATATGGCTGGGCCTGTCCTCGCCAAGGTGGAGTCACCCCACCGCTCACGTTGCTTATCCAGTTCTTCTGAACATGGTAGCTTCGCTCACCCCACAAGGGGGCTCCAGGTTCCTTGTGGGGGTTCAAAGCCACTTCCCCGGTCCTCTCAGGCCTCCTCGGGGTCCCCTCGACCTGCAATGCCACAAGGTTCTGCATATAAGATGGACAAACTCCATCACTTGAACGATACCCCCAACCAACTGCCAGGGGGGATGAACATTGGTCTAAGCAGGCATCCCAACTCCATGTACCGTCCAGCTCCCGGATCTGATAGTATCATTCAAAAGAATCACTCGGTAGGAATGCCCCTTAACCAGATGTTAGATCAGCAGAATCCTGCTTCCTTCCCAGCAAGTAGTCTACTTTCAGCAGCAGCGAAAGCACAGCTAGTTAATCAAAACAAACATACCGACAGCACATTGGGTGCAGGCGCAGAGGCTCGCAGTGGCAGCAGTTTGGGACACCCAGGGCTAGTTGGTGGAGGAAGAGGTGGGAACCTAGATGGACACAGCACTTTAAACCAGAGATATCTACCTAATCCTGGGCCGTTGGCGAGCGAATTTCAAAGCGGAAGAGCAGCACTAAGAGACAAACTCATGGGTATGGTTCAGCAAAGAGAGGCAAATCGCAAGCGCAAACTGTCCAGTGATGGCAGCAGTGGTGGCATCAACAATGACAGGGCTTTCGACGTGCTCAAGCATCCGATGGGTGGCTCTGGATCTAGTTCATCTAGCTTTCCAGAGACTTTGAGGAGAATGTTGCAGCAGGGTTGTTTGCCCCCAAACACCTCCATGGCCCAGCTACTCCAGTCCATGAGCCACCAAAGTGCCCACAATGAGCCAAGCCACGTGGGCCAAAGCCCGGCCAAATCTGGCAAATCTCCCTTCTTGGAGGAAGCTTTGCCTCAGATGTCGACTTTGCAGCAGAGCTTGCAGGGGCATCAAATCCAGGGCAGAGCGAAGATCCGTGGCTTCCAGAACATGAACAGTGATGGTCAGATTTCAGGCCAGGATCTAAACATGGAGCAGTTCAACAGGCCAATAAATCAAATGCAGGACCCCACCTTAACTGGAAACTTTGGGGTGTTGGGTTACAATGGTGGACAACATGCAGCCATGGTGTCGATGCAGGGAAACCCAAACCCTCACCAGCAGCAGCAGTTTGGACTTTATCAGAAACCATCCCAGGCGCAAGGCAACCCCCACTTCAGAGGCAGGGCAGGATTGCCTCCCATGATGTCCAATGGCGGGGTCCAAGCCCTCTCTGAGTCAG GTGAGGTCAGTAGTTCTCTGAGCTGTGAGCTGAGGCAGGCCCGAGAGGAGAGTCTTCAATCTCTCATCAGGAACAGCCAGGCCCATACACTGCAACAACAGAGACTGCAACCACTTGTTCAGGGCCAACATCAGGGTCTGACCCAGGGTCCTGGTCAGCACTACATGCAGGGCCAGCAGCAGCATAGATTCCAGTGCCAAGGCTCCCACCCTGATGCCCCTCTCCCTGATGATGCCTCCTCCAACCCCATGAACAGCCTCCTTCAGAGCTTCCAG GTGGATTTGCCTGAGACGATTCCACTGCCAAACAGAACTATGATGAGTCGACCGGGGATGATGTCCATGTCCCAACCCGGTGCCCCTTGTCACCAGAACAGTCATCAAGAATACCAGGCTGCCGAGGACCTTCCAGGTGGTGGGGGAGAAGTTATTGATACCATCCACAGGGCAGCGATGGGCACGGCCAGCAAGAGCGCGTTTAATGTCATCACATCAACTGGTGCTAGCGGTACCTTCGCTTCTTCTGTTGTCGGCGAGCCTGTCGACCTCTCCCATGCGGTTAACTCTGTCATTCATGGCCCCCTTCGCTCATATCAGGAGCCAGTGCTAGAGCCCCGACACCAACCCAAGGTGGGTCGGCCACGCAAGAAGACCCCTGAAAGGAACAACAGCTTCTCTCCTGTTGCTATGGAAGCTCCTGCCAGATTCCGCTCGCCGCGACACGGAGCCCAGAGAAGACAATGGGATGGGCAGGCGGAGGGCCAGGAGCAGGCTGGTCTGTGGCGTAATGACGAGCTCCTCCAACTGCTTTCCTTAGCCCAGAGCAGAAACGGCACCTACCCAGAGAGGCCCAAAAGTCAGGCCCAGGTCCACTTTGGCCCTCAGGACCAAACAACACTGCACTTCCCCAGTGACTTGTATGCCCATATGAACGGCAACGGTAGGGTCCTCACCTCGGGAAGACTACATTCCAGACACCCCAGCCTGTCCCCTGGTTCTTCCTCTGTCCCACCAGAGGGCCTTTTTACCAAGGATTACAGCCACTACAACGAACATCTGAACGGCCAACTCAATGGGAACCACTATAATGGGCATTACAATGGGCACCTGAATGGGAGCCTGAGCGGCGAGGAAGACCTGAGGCCTGGGGACTCTCCCTCCTCCAGTGAGGGGCTCCCGCTCCACCACAGGCCCAGAACTCCGGCCCACTACCCGGGGGATCTACTCTGGGGCCAGGGCAAAGGCTTCCCTCCATGGCCAGGCAAGATTGGGAGCGAGGGGCACATGTACTCCCCTGGGATGGTGAATGACATGCAGGGAAAG GTAGAGTCAGAGAAGTTCCAGAGGACACTAACAGAGGATCTGGACACACTACATAAAGCAAACAAGATAACTAGAAA TGGTCGAAAATGGAATAACCACCTAGAGGCTGCTATACAGGAGGCTATGTGTGAGCTGGATAAGATGACAGGCAAT CTTGGTACTTAG